A stretch of the Sulfolobus acidocaldarius SUSAZ genome encodes the following:
- a CDS encoding membrane protein: MIVSSSIVFDIFNYIGIVAFAISGAIKAVKRGMDLLGVLVLGFSTALGGGIISNLLLGKTPPTNLIYYPYPIIAFLASLATFIFYRIFTNMGKPLLYADAIGLGAFASSGASLAYSVSNNVILVVIVGAITAVGGGVIRDILSNEVPLILTREFYATTAVIGSFVYFIASDLSVPEDVALIVSFLITLILRILAMELKWELPRKKIE; the protein is encoded by the coding sequence GTGATTGTCTCGTCATCAATAGTATTTGATATATTTAATTACATAGGTATAGTTGCCTTTGCAATCTCAGGGGCAATAAAAGCAGTAAAGAGGGGCATGGATCTTTTAGGAGTTCTAGTATTAGGTTTCTCAACAGCCTTAGGAGGAGGTATTATATCGAATTTATTGCTAGGTAAAACTCCCCCCACAAATTTAATCTATTATCCTTATCCTATTATCGCATTTCTCGCTAGTTTAGCTACCTTCATTTTCTATAGGATATTCACCAATATGGGAAAACCTCTACTGTACGCTGATGCAATTGGGTTAGGCGCTTTTGCATCTTCAGGTGCTTCATTAGCCTACTCAGTCTCCAACAATGTAATCCTAGTTGTAATAGTGGGAGCTATAACAGCAGTAGGAGGTGGAGTTATTAGGGACATACTATCAAATGAAGTGCCTTTAATCCTCACTAGAGAGTTTTATGCTACCACAGCTGTAATAGGTTCTTTTGTGTATTTCATAGCCTCTGATCTCTCTGTGCCTGAAGATGTAGCTTTAATTGTCTCATTTCTAATAACTTTGATTTTACGGATTTTAGCAATGGAACTAAAATGGGAACTACCGAGAAAAAAGATAGAATAA
- a CDS encoding esterase: protein MTDESSGFFDQEKITYMLNLEKLASYIGLKVVKVSKGYAETTFDYSENVTRLGGILHGGVIMTVLDYTGGIATMTVNEGFNQVTQELKVNFLEAMKDGPFKCIGKVIRAGKTTVVVDLSLYDANNVLGAKALGTWHILRK, encoded by the coding sequence ATGACCGATGAAAGTAGCGGATTTTTTGATCAGGAAAAAATAACATATATGTTAAATCTAGAGAAACTTGCCTCATACATAGGTCTCAAAGTTGTTAAGGTAAGTAAAGGATATGCAGAGACCACTTTTGACTACTCTGAAAACGTCACAAGATTAGGCGGTATTCTCCATGGCGGAGTTATAATGACAGTATTAGATTACACAGGTGGAATTGCCACTATGACAGTTAATGAAGGGTTCAACCAAGTTACACAGGAATTAAAGGTTAACTTTCTGGAAGCTATGAAAGATGGTCCCTTCAAGTGTATAGGTAAGGTAATAAGAGCAGGTAAAACTACAGTCGTAGTTGACTTAAGCCTATATGACGCAAATAATGTCCTAGGGGCAAAAGCTCTAGGAACTTGGCATATCTTAAGAAAGTGA
- a CDS encoding TrmB family transcriptional regulator translates to MSQEKMGLNKEVIRCCYKISDTDVDCLLKLIELRKSITSEELSDMMKVSKTTIENSLKKLMDIGLITREKKTDKRIGRPKYYYTLIINFEDKMRNDLLNCSKLIDQVISEDMARI, encoded by the coding sequence GTGAGCCAAGAAAAAATGGGCTTAAATAAAGAAGTAATACGATGTTGTTATAAGATTTCGGACACTGATGTTGACTGTTTATTAAAATTGATAGAACTGAGGAAGTCTATAACGTCTGAAGAGCTATCTGACATGATGAAGGTTAGTAAAACAACAATAGAGAATAGTCTCAAAAAATTGATGGATATAGGTTTAATCACAAGGGAAAAGAAGACAGATAAAAGGATAGGAAGACCAAAGTATTACTACACTCTGATTATTAACTTTGAGGATAAAATGCGAAATGATTTACTGAATTGTTCTAAACTCATTGACCAAGTCATAAGTGAGGATATGGCTAGGATATAG